The following coding sequences lie in one Xyrauchen texanus isolate HMW12.3.18 chromosome 25, RBS_HiC_50CHRs, whole genome shotgun sequence genomic window:
- the mul1b gene encoding mitochondrial ubiquitin ligase activator of NFKB 1 — translation MEASGRPSTAQIVLLATSSALTAVLYNIYKRKASHVTRLREAKKIPLNPDLQTIISEAPGKCVPYAVIEGVVRSVKETLNSQFVDNCKGVIERLTLKEKKMVWNRTTHLWNDCEKVIHQRTNTVPFDLAPHDDTVPTTVRVVRPLDAAELDLETTYENFHPSKQSLTNVISHFISGERPQGIQETEEMLRLGASMTGVGELVLDNNLVRLQPPKQGLKYFLSHLDYDALLSKQESHLRLWRVFTVLFGLAACATLFYILWKQYLRRKKKSKERTLLDEYRKWQSRRIQELNLAEDDVSPNMCTICLSNERSCVFLECGHVCTCEDCYKALPKPKKCPICRARIDRIVPLYNS, via the exons ATGGAGGCCAGTGGCAGACCCTCCACAGCACAGATTGTTTTGCTGGCCACCAGTTCAGCTCTGACTGCGGTATTATACAACATATACAAGAGGAAGGCAAGCCATGTCACTAGATTAAGG GAGGCTAAGAAGATACCATTAAACCCAGATCTCCAAACTATCATCAGTGAAGCACCAGGAAAATGTGTTCCTTATGCAGTTATTGAAG GTGTAGTGCGGTCAGTGAAGGAGACATTGAACAGCCAGTTTGTTGACAACTGCAAAGGGGTCATCGAGAGGTTGACCTTGAAAGAGAAAAAGATGGTGTGGAATCGCACAACACATCTCTG GAATGATTGCGAAAAGGTCATCCACCAACGAACCAACACTGTCCCCTTTGACCTTGCCCCACACGATGACACTGTTCCCACAACCGTGCGTGTGGTCCGTCCACTCGATGCAGCTGAACTAGACCTTGAGACCACCTATGAGAACTTTCACCCCAGCAAGCAGTCTCTGACCAACGTCATCAGCCACTTTATCAGCGGCGAGCGCCCGCAGGGCATCCAAGAGACAGAAGAGATGCTGCGTCTAGGTGCCAGCATGACGGGTGTGGGTGAGCTGGTGCTAGACAACAACCTGGTCCGTCTTCAGCCCCCCAAGCAGGGCTTGAAATATTTTCTCAGCCATTTAGACTACGACGCACTCCTGAGTAAGCAGGAGAGTCACCTGAGGCTGTGGAGAGTCTTTACAGTGCTGTTTGGTTTAGCCGCCTGTGCCACACTATTCTACATACTGTGGAAGCAGTATCTACGGCGTAAGAAGAAAAGTAAAGAGCGTACTCTACTGGACGAGTACAGGAAGTGGCAGAGCAGACGAATCCAGGAGCTTAACCTGGCAGAGGATGATGTGTCACCTAATATGTGCACAATATGCCTGAGTAATGAGCGCTCATGTGTGTTCCTAGAATGTGGCCATGTATGTACCTGTGAGGATTGCTACAAGGCTCTGCCCAAACCTAAGAAATGTCCCATTTGTAGGGCTAGGATAGACAGGATTGTCCCTCTGTATAACAGCTAA
- the camk2n1b gene encoding calcium/calmodulin-dependent protein kinase II inhibitor 1b gives MSEVLPYENIAHYGDDEDEQISLTCRLQDNTNNFFGSAQNKRPPKLGQIGRSKRVVIEDDRIDEVLNNTAEKTSAGV, from the exons ATGTCAGAGGTGTTGCCTTATGAGAACATCGCTCATTatggtgatgatgaagatgagcAGATATCGCTCACCTGTCGCCTGCAGGACAACACTAATAACTTCTTTGGTTCGGCGCAGAACAAACGACCGCCAAAACTCGGACAGATTGGACGAAGTAAGAGAG TTGTCATAGAAGATGACAGAATCGATGAAGTTCTGAATAACACAGCAGAGAAGACATCGGCAGGAGTGTAA